In Phormidium ambiguum IAM M-71, one genomic interval encodes:
- a CDS encoding DUF1824 family protein: protein MSSIKSMNQQNQTNLTVEQSQKILKEYSCTDIKPVESDSDKALLRQALKLIADLADYLNFGICAETTEQGFVVLQKYLNGLGYNVSLDTQEKPGISGSVYIKFNTNKQSFYLDSYTGNYRGVLVSCQSSVREDISGTYGHLPLDLFD from the coding sequence ATGAGTTCTATAAAATCTATGAATCAACAAAACCAAACAAACTTAACTGTAGAACAATCCCAAAAAATCCTTAAAGAATATAGTTGTACAGATATTAAGCCTGTAGAATCAGACTCAGACAAAGCATTGCTGCGTCAGGCATTGAAGCTAATAGCTGATTTAGCGGATTACTTGAACTTTGGCATTTGCGCCGAGACTACAGAACAAGGATTTGTTGTGTTACAAAAATACTTAAATGGTTTAGGTTACAATGTTTCTTTAGATACTCAGGAAAAACCGGGAATCTCTGGCTCAGTGTACATAAAATTTAACACCAATAAACAGAGTTTTTACTTAGATTCTTACACGGGAAATTATCGCGGAGTCCTTGTATCATGCCAGTCTTCAGTTAGAGAGGATATCAGTGGAACCTATGGTCATCTACCGTTAGATTTATTTGATTAG
- a CDS encoding DUF2949 domain-containing protein: MQTKMIEFLTDELAIPSSSIEFALRHNEGTPGFLHMILWQYGLVTLTQLDRIFDWLETA; encoded by the coding sequence ATGCAAACAAAAATGATCGAATTCTTAACAGACGAATTGGCGATTCCTTCTTCTTCTATTGAATTTGCCTTACGGCATAATGAAGGAACTCCTGGTTTCTTACACATGATTCTTTGGCAGTACGGACTGGTGACACTCACACAGTTAGACCGAATTTTTGATTGGTTAGAAACAGCATAA
- the shc gene encoding squalene--hopene cyclase, with amino-acid sequence MQTQDKTAVSRNSLEAAIKASQDYLLSIQYPDGYWWAELQSNVTITSEAVLLHKIWGTDSSRPLNKVEAYLRKEQRSHGGWELFYGDGGELSTTIEAYMALKLLGVAENDPAMIKAREFILARGGISKARIFTKLHLALIGCYDWRGIPSIPPWVMFLPEFFPVNIYEMSSWARGSTVPLLIVFDRKPVFITNPAITLDELYAEGVSNAKFELPKNNDWSDIFIHLDNAFKLAEKFNLVPLREEGIKAAEKWVLERQEVTGDWGGIIPAMLNSLLALRTLDYDAADPIVERGLQAVDNFAIETEDSYRVQACISPVWDTGLVIRSLVDSGIAPNHPALVRAGEWLIEKQILDYGDWAVKNKKGKPGAWAFEFINRFYPDVDDSAVVVMALNQVKLPNEKLKQAAINRAVDWIASMQCKEGGWAAFDLNNDADWLNAIPYGDLKAMIDPNTADVTARVLEMLGSCNISLDDYNMNRALEYLKKEQEVEGCWFGRWGVNYIYGTSGVLAALSLIAPKSHRSNIEKGAAWLVNCQNADGGWGETCFSYNDPSLKGKGDSTASQTAWALIGLIAAGEATGNFAKEAIDRGVNYLLATQKSDGTWDEDYFTGTGFPCHFYIKYHLYQQHFPLTALGRYRALSL; translated from the coding sequence ATGCAAACACAAGACAAAACAGCAGTGTCCCGCAATAGTCTAGAAGCAGCTATCAAAGCTTCTCAGGACTACCTACTTTCCATTCAATATCCCGACGGCTACTGGTGGGCGGAATTACAATCAAACGTCACAATTACCTCAGAAGCAGTCCTTCTGCACAAAATTTGGGGAACAGACAGCAGTAGACCATTAAACAAAGTCGAAGCTTACTTGCGAAAAGAACAACGATCGCACGGAGGCTGGGAACTATTTTACGGCGACGGCGGCGAACTTAGCACCACAATCGAAGCTTACATGGCGTTAAAACTACTCGGAGTAGCAGAAAATGACCCCGCCATGATTAAAGCGCGAGAATTCATTTTAGCCAGGGGCGGTATTAGCAAAGCCCGGATTTTTACCAAACTTCACCTAGCATTAATTGGCTGTTACGACTGGCGAGGTATTCCTTCCATCCCACCTTGGGTAATGTTTTTACCTGAGTTTTTCCCCGTCAATATTTACGAAATGTCCAGTTGGGCGCGGGGTAGCACAGTACCTTTACTAATTGTGTTCGATCGCAAACCAGTTTTCATCACCAATCCCGCCATTACATTAGACGAACTTTATGCCGAAGGTGTAAGTAACGCCAAATTTGAACTACCCAAAAACAACGATTGGAGTGATATCTTTATTCACCTCGACAACGCTTTCAAACTTGCCGAAAAATTCAACCTAGTTCCTCTAAGAGAAGAAGGAATAAAAGCCGCCGAAAAATGGGTCTTAGAACGCCAAGAAGTTACCGGAGATTGGGGCGGAATCATCCCCGCCATGTTAAACTCCCTCTTAGCATTGCGAACATTAGATTACGATGCCGCCGACCCAATAGTAGAACGCGGATTACAAGCAGTAGATAACTTTGCCATTGAAACAGAAGATAGTTATCGAGTCCAAGCTTGCATCTCACCAGTGTGGGATACCGGATTAGTAATCCGAAGTTTAGTAGATTCAGGAATCGCCCCCAATCACCCCGCCTTAGTTCGCGCCGGAGAATGGTTAATCGAAAAACAAATCCTTGATTATGGCGACTGGGCAGTGAAAAATAAAAAAGGAAAGCCTGGTGCTTGGGCATTTGAATTTATCAATCGTTTCTATCCCGATGTCGATGATTCCGCAGTAGTAGTCATGGCATTAAATCAAGTCAAACTACCCAACGAAAAATTAAAACAAGCTGCCATCAATCGCGCTGTAGATTGGATTGCATCCATGCAATGTAAAGAAGGCGGATGGGCAGCTTTTGACTTAAATAATGATGCCGATTGGTTAAATGCGATTCCCTACGGCGACTTAAAAGCGATGATTGACCCCAACACCGCAGATGTCACCGCCAGAGTTTTAGAAATGTTGGGAAGTTGCAATATTTCCCTCGACGATTACAACATGAATCGCGCCCTAGAATATCTCAAAAAAGAACAAGAAGTCGAAGGTTGTTGGTTTGGTCGTTGGGGCGTAAATTACATTTATGGCACTAGCGGCGTATTAGCAGCATTATCCTTAATTGCACCAAAATCCCATCGCAGCAACATCGAAAAAGGTGCAGCTTGGCTAGTTAATTGTCAAAATGCCGATGGTGGATGGGGCGAAACTTGCTTCAGCTACAATGACCCCAGCTTAAAAGGAAAAGGAGATAGTACTGCATCTCAAACAGCTTGGGCTTTAATCGGGTTAATCGCCGCAGGTGAAGCAACGGGCAATTTTGCCAAAGAAGCCATTGATAGGGGAGTAAACTATCTTTTGGCAACTCAAAAATCAGACGGCACTTGGGACGAGGATTATTTCACTGGTACTGGCTTTCCTTGCCACTTCTATATTAAGTACCACCTTTATCAACAACACTTTCCTCTCACAGCCTTGGGTCGATATCGTGCATTAAGCCTTTAA
- a CDS encoding GlsB/YeaQ/YmgE family stress response membrane protein yields the protein MNILAWVILGLLAGAIAKAIYPGSQGGGILGTILLGIIGAFVGGTLATLLQTGTLQLTATSLSLPGVFLAVLGAIIAIWIWNYFNRRAYR from the coding sequence ATGAATATTTTAGCTTGGGTAATTTTAGGTTTGTTGGCTGGTGCGATCGCTAAAGCTATTTATCCCGGATCTCAAGGCGGTGGCATTTTAGGAACGATTCTTTTGGGTATTATTGGCGCTTTCGTCGGGGGAACTTTAGCTACTTTACTACAAACGGGAACGCTGCAACTTACGGCTACTTCTCTGAGTCTTCCTGGGGTTTTTCTCGCAGTTTTAGGCGCTATTATTGCGATTTGGATTTGGAATTACTTCAATCGTCGTGCCTATCGTTAA
- a CDS encoding glycosyltransferase encodes MTIIEIGLGLTFLSLAIWIGLLAFRGQFWLCNQLLPVLSPESSGLKDYPAICAVIPARNEAEVIAFSLRSLFQQSYPGSFAIVLVDDNSTDNTATIAQELAKELNKTQQLHIVSGAPLPAGWSGKLWAMEQGIRYAETLDRLPDYFLLTDADIEHHSTNLYELVTKAKQENLDLVSLMVLLRCESFWEKLLIPAFVFFFQKLYPFPLVNNPKKAIAAAAGGCILINRETLTNIGGIARVKQALIDDCALAAAVKNPGKIWLGLTQSTRSLRPYPNLESIWDMVARTAYTQLNYSPFLLLGTVIGMTLVYLVPPMAVIGGLLMGNFLITLIGLITWLLMAIAYFPTIKLYNCSPIFAFCLPLIALLYNLMTIDSAWRHWRGKGGAWKGRVYRI; translated from the coding sequence ATGACTATTATTGAAATTGGGTTAGGACTGACATTTCTATCTTTAGCTATTTGGATTGGTTTACTTGCTTTTCGAGGTCAGTTTTGGCTTTGCAATCAACTGTTACCCGTTCTTTCTCCAGAGTCATCTGGATTAAAAGATTATCCCGCAATTTGTGCTGTTATCCCTGCACGCAACGAAGCAGAGGTGATTGCTTTCAGTTTGCGATCGCTTTTTCAACAATCTTACCCAGGTTCTTTTGCGATCGTCTTAGTTGATGATAATAGCACGGATAACACGGCAACAATTGCCCAAGAACTTGCTAAAGAATTAAACAAAACCCAACAATTACATATTGTTTCTGGCGCACCTTTACCTGCTGGTTGGAGTGGCAAACTTTGGGCGATGGAACAAGGGATTCGTTACGCGGAAACACTCGATCGATTACCTGATTATTTTCTCTTAACTGATGCGGATATTGAACATCATTCAACAAATCTTTATGAATTAGTTACTAAAGCAAAACAAGAAAATTTAGACTTAGTTTCTTTAATGGTTTTGCTGCGTTGCGAGAGTTTTTGGGAAAAGCTGTTAATTCCGGCTTTTGTGTTTTTCTTTCAAAAACTTTACCCTTTTCCTTTGGTAAATAATCCCAAAAAAGCGATCGCGGCTGCTGCGGGGGGTTGTATTTTAATTAACCGAGAAACTTTAACCAACATAGGTGGAATTGCCAGAGTTAAACAAGCGTTAATTGATGATTGTGCTTTAGCCGCCGCCGTGAAAAATCCGGGTAAAATTTGGTTAGGTTTAACTCAATCAACGCGCAGTTTACGCCCTTATCCAAATTTAGAAAGTATTTGGGATATGGTAGCGAGAACAGCCTATACTCAATTGAATTATTCGCCGTTTTTATTATTGGGAACTGTCATTGGGATGACTTTAGTTTATTTAGTTCCGCCAATGGCTGTAATTGGTGGGTTGTTAATGGGAAATTTCTTAATTACATTAATAGGTTTGATAACTTGGTTGCTGATGGCGATCGCTTACTTCCCCACCATCAAATTATACAATTGTTCCCCAATTTTTGCCTTTTGTTTACCACTAATTGCTTTACTTTACAACTTAATGACCATAGATTCTGCTTGGCGACATTGGCGCGGTAAAGGTGGCGCTTGGAAAGGCAGAGTGTACCGAATTTAG
- a CDS encoding phosphorylase has translation MTNKQLIILVPKGAEYQSVCRGIGNTDPRLLEEVGDLNSQTSAPLILPIPVGVKALTQYLENDFSLSPSRVLIMGLCGSLSPKIKVGDVVLYENCRYEGEVLECDRSFTSQIYNHLKTKVALVKSLTSDSVVYSASEKRSLAETYAAEVVDMEGFAALTVLSKRGISVAMLRVVSDDSEHNIPNLNSAIDEKGNLQPLPLAWEMITQPIAALNLIKGSLQGLKLLQQVASQITLT, from the coding sequence ATGACCAATAAACAATTAATTATTTTAGTTCCAAAAGGTGCAGAATATCAATCTGTTTGCCGGGGAATTGGTAACACAGATCCCCGACTTCTTGAAGAAGTCGGGGATCTTAATTCCCAGACTTCTGCGCCTTTGATTTTACCTATTCCAGTTGGTGTGAAAGCTTTAACTCAATATTTGGAAAATGATTTTTCCTTATCCCCATCTAGAGTTTTAATCATGGGTTTATGTGGTAGTCTCTCGCCTAAAATTAAAGTGGGAGATGTGGTTTTGTATGAAAATTGTCGGTATGAGGGAGAGGTGTTGGAGTGCGATCGATCTTTCACTTCCCAAATTTATAACCATCTCAAAACCAAAGTTGCTTTAGTTAAAAGTTTAACCAGTGATTCTGTGGTTTACTCAGCTTCAGAAAAACGTAGTTTAGCGGAAACTTATGCAGCAGAAGTAGTAGATATGGAAGGTTTTGCTGCTTTAACTGTTTTAAGTAAAAGAGGAATTTCTGTGGCAATGTTAAGAGTCGTGAGTGACGATTCTGAACACAATATTCCTAATCTGAATTCAGCAATTGATGAAAAGGGAAATTTACAACCTTTGCCTTTAGCTTGGGAAATGATTACCCAACCAATCGCCGCATTGAATTTAATTAAAGGTTCGCTGCAAGGATTAAAATTATTACAGCAGGTAGCAAGTCAAATTACCCTAACTTAG